GTTCGTGAGACCCGGCTGGCCGCCACGGCCGGGCTGAGCATCGAGGACGGTGTGGTCGTCGATGCGACCCTGGCCACCAGCGATCCGGCCATCTGCGCCGTCGGTGACATCGCCCGCGCCGCCCATCCGGTGCTGGGCACGCGTGTACGGGTCGAGCACTGGGCCAACGCCCTAAACCAGCCGGCCACCGCGGCGGCGACGATGCTCGGCGACCATGCGACCTATGACCGGCTGCCGTACTTCTTCACCGACCAGTACGACCTGGGCATGGAGTACACCGGGCACGTGGTCCCGGGCGGCTACGACCGCGTCGTCTTCCGCGGTGACCTGGACGCGCGGGAGTTCGTCGCGTTCTGGTGCCGGCAGGACCGTGTGCTGGCCGGCATGAACGTCAACGTCTGGGACGTCGCCGACCAGGTCAAGGCGCTGATCGGCTCGGGACGGGCCATCGACCCGCGGAGGCCGGCCGACCCCGACCAGCCCCTCGACGGGCTCGGCTGAGGGAGTCAGGCGTCCCGGTTGAGCAGCTCCGCGAGTACGGCGGCCTGGCTGTGCGGCACGTCCTTGGTCGCGGTCACCAGCACGACCGGGCGTTCGGTGGCGAGGTCGCGTAGCCGCCGCAGTGCTTCGGCCGCGGGTGGTCCGGTCAGTTCGGCCTCGTAGCGGCGGGCGAACTCCTCGAACTTGGCGGGGTCGTGGCCGTACCAGTGGCGTAGCTCCGTCGAGGGCGCCACGTCCTTCAGCCACAGGTCCAGGTGCGCCGCCTCCTTGGAGACTCCGCGCGGCCAGACGCGGTCGACCAGCACCCGTGTCACGCCGCTCGTCGTGGCGTCCTCGTAGACGCGCACGACCGTCACCGCGTCGCTCATGGCCCCTCCCCCGGTATCGCGGCATCGTTGTCGGTGCCGCGCGCCATACTTCCAGCATGGAACCTCGCGTCTCGATGATCACTTGAGGAGGCGGCGGCATGTCTTCGTGGCGCGTGCGCGGGATCCTGCTCCCCTGCGGTGACCCCGTCGACGGTTCGGTCACGGCGGAGGGTCACTGGGCGTCCGCTCCGGCGGTGGACGCCGAGCCGCTTCCCGGTGGTTTCGTGCTGGCCGGTCTGGTGGACGCGCACTGTCATCTCAGTGTCGGGCCCGGGCCGGTCGCGCTGGGCCTGGAGGAGGCGCGGGCGAATCTCGCCGCGCTCGCCGCGACGGGTGTCACGGTGGTCCGTGACACGGGCAGTCCCAGGAGCGTCACGCTGGGCCTTGTGGCGGACGGTGAGGGTGCCCGGCTGATGGCCTGCGGCCGGTTCCTGGCGCCCGCGGGGCAATACTTTCCCGCCCTGCACGATCCGGTGCCGGCCGAGGCGCTGGTCGAGGCGGCCCTCGCGGAGGTTGGGGCGGGTGCGAGCTGGGTGAAGCTCGTCGCGGACTTCCCGCGGCTGGACCGTGCCGGGTCGCGTGAGCATCTGCCGACGTACCCGATCCCGGTCATCGCCGAGCTCGTCGCCGCCGTGCACCAGGCCGGCGCACGGGTGGCCGCGCACACGACCACCGCGTACGCGAAGCAGCTGGTCGCCGCGGGCATTGACTCGGTCGAGCACGGTGACGGTCTGGACGAGGACGACCTGGCCGCGCTGGCGGGGCGGGGCGGCGCGTGGACGCCGACGCTGTGCGCCACGATCGGCCCGCGCCCCGACGAGGACGACGAGCGGCGTGAGCGCCGGTTGCGGCGCCGTGAACGCCTGCGGCGGCTGCTTGTCGTCGCGGACCGTCTCGGCGTGACGATCCTGGCGGGTTCCGACATCGTCGGGACGATCCCGCGTGAGGTCGCGCTGCTGACCGAGCTCGGGCTCTCCCCGCAGGCCGCGCTCGCCGCGGCCGGCACGGCGGCGCGGTCCTTCCTGGGCGTCGGTGGCCTGGCCGACGGCAGGCCGGCCGATCTGGTCACCTACCATCACGATCCGCGTACCGACCCCGAGACGCTCGCCCGGCCGGCCGCCGTCGTGGCCGGAGGCCTGCGGATCCGCTGACGGGAGGCCGGTCTCGCGTGCCGGTGCCGTACGGGGACAATGGGCTGGCCGCCGACCTGATCGGAGTGCCCATGGCCCGCCTCGCCCAGACGTCCGGCCTGACCGACGTGCAGCAGGAGATCCTGTCGACCGTCCGGCGCTTCGTGGACAAGGAGATCATCCCGTACGCCCAGGAGCTCGAGCACGCCGACGCCTACCCCGAGCGGATCGTCGCGGCCATGGCCGAGATGGGATTGTTCGGGCTGGTGATCCCTGAGGAGTACGGCGGGCTCGGCGAGTCGCTGCTGACGTACGCGCTGGTGGTGGAGCAGATCTCGCGCGGCTGGATGAGCG
Above is a genomic segment from Actinoallomurus bryophytorum containing:
- a CDS encoding amidohydrolase family protein, translating into MSSWRVRGILLPCGDPVDGSVTAEGHWASAPAVDAEPLPGGFVLAGLVDAHCHLSVGPGPVALGLEEARANLAALAATGVTVVRDTGSPRSVTLGLVADGEGARLMACGRFLAPAGQYFPALHDPVPAEALVEAALAEVGAGASWVKLVADFPRLDRAGSREHLPTYPIPVIAELVAAVHQAGARVAAHTTTAYAKQLVAAGIDSVEHGDGLDEDDLAALAGRGGAWTPTLCATIGPRPDEDDERRERRLRRRERLRRLLVVADRLGVTILAGSDIVGTIPREVALLTELGLSPQAALAAAGTAARSFLGVGGLADGRPADLVTYHHDPRTDPETLARPAAVVAGGLRIR
- a CDS encoding DUF488 domain-containing protein; the protein is MSDAVTVVRVYEDATTSGVTRVLVDRVWPRGVSKEAAHLDLWLKDVAPSTELRHWYGHDPAKFEEFARRYEAELTGPPAAEALRRLRDLATERPVVLVTATKDVPHSQAAVLAELLNRDA
- a CDS encoding oxidoreductase C-terminal domain-containing protein, with amino-acid sequence MVVDATLATSDPAICAVGDIARAAHPVLGTRVRVEHWANALNQPATAAATMLGDHATYDRLPYFFTDQYDLGMEYTGHVVPGGYDRVVFRGDLDAREFVAFWCRQDRVLAGMNVNVWDVADQVKALIGSGRAIDPRRPADPDQPLDGLG